A stretch of Desulfitobacterium dichloroeliminans LMG P-21439 DNA encodes these proteins:
- the cobU gene encoding bifunctional adenosylcobinamide kinase/adenosylcobinamide-phosphate guanylyltransferase, whose protein sequence is MSNLVLITGGARSGKSSFAELLAAHPRQPVIYVATAQVYDEEMALRVKKHQNQRPSHWALVEEPLALAEVLERYRQEKGVILVDCITLWLSNLLLSRYPEEKALQGREYSEALNELEQWILEQVRTVSGLAQQITPQVIMVTNEVGNGIVPDNPLSRVYRDLAGRANQILGRSASKVYSVVAGYPVEIKAAGQALLDSLQGDEK, encoded by the coding sequence ATGTCTAATCTTGTCCTTATTACCGGTGGCGCCCGCAGCGGGAAAAGTAGCTTTGCTGAACTTCTCGCTGCCCATCCCCGTCAGCCTGTTATCTATGTTGCCACCGCCCAAGTCTACGATGAAGAAATGGCTCTGCGTGTCAAGAAACACCAGAATCAACGGCCTTCCCACTGGGCCTTGGTCGAAGAGCCTCTGGCTCTTGCTGAAGTCTTGGAACGCTACCGTCAAGAAAAAGGCGTTATTTTGGTGGACTGCATCACCCTATGGTTGTCGAATCTCCTTCTCTCGCGCTACCCTGAGGAAAAGGCCCTCCAAGGGCGAGAATATAGCGAAGCCCTAAATGAATTAGAGCAATGGATACTAGAGCAAGTGAGAACCGTCTCCGGCTTAGCACAGCAGATTACACCACAGGTCATTATGGTAACCAATGAGGTAGGCAATGGTATCGTTCCCGATAATCCCTTATCTCGAGTGTATCGAGATCTCGCCGGTCGAGCTAATCAAATTTTAGGTCGGAGTGCATCCAAGGTTTATTCTGTCGTTGCCGGGTATCCCGTGGAAATCAAAGCCGCTGGT